A genome region from Rhodanobacter thiooxydans includes the following:
- a CDS encoding transglycosylase SLT domain-containing protein codes for MSVFLSPRRILLVGLLLAGWLLAGVPTHAAEPDAAQRAAFRQAYAAAQQGGDGWRSLASGLRDYPLYPYLQAAALQHDIRQLDRASVEAYLAQYPDWIPAADLRRAFLLELARRQDWSTFLALYQPGLGDTLACDALQARLAGGGTLEFERDLATLWTRPSLPDACDPVLAAAHDQGLLTDARLWTRIDRAADAGQAGTIANLAGWLAEPDRASARQLAQALRDPAAALNAARSWPDQPRQRQAATLALTRQARHDADAADAAWQQLRSRFRFSEAQRNQILQTLALYHATDFDGGALARLIALPAAAQTDGTREWRVRVALAQQDWNAVLAGLDAMPASQQQDGEWQYFRGRALAALGRDDEARRLFDAQADKPTFFGFLSADRLDQPYAICPLTLADDPQREQALLANPGLLRAFELYAVNLPKLARREWARALQDADPAAQRVAADMANRRGWYDRAVFTMSSGDALRLYDLRFPLASQDGLVPQAEQAGIEPAWAYGLLRAESAWMSDAQSGADARGLMQLLPATAALVAKRNGLDWGGGDTLYDPVTNIALGTRYLAQMAARFGGSPWLASAAYNAGPNKVEQWLAARGTLAPDLFIATIPYKETREYVARVMAFSVIYDWRLRGDTVMPMASRLGAIGQPYALPTAAAAHRTVACPAEAAATSAGAGSVSP; via the coding sequence ATGTCCGTCTTCCTCTCGCCGCGGCGCATCCTGCTCGTCGGGCTGCTGCTCGCCGGCTGGCTGCTGGCGGGCGTGCCGACGCACGCCGCCGAACCCGACGCCGCCCAACGTGCCGCCTTCAGGCAGGCCTACGCCGCCGCCCAGCAAGGTGGCGATGGCTGGCGATCGCTGGCCAGCGGCCTGCGCGACTACCCGCTGTACCCGTACCTGCAGGCGGCGGCCCTGCAACACGACATCCGGCAGCTCGACCGGGCCAGCGTGGAGGCGTACCTGGCGCAGTACCCGGACTGGATCCCCGCCGCCGACCTGCGCCGCGCGTTCCTGCTGGAACTGGCGCGCCGGCAGGACTGGAGCACGTTCCTCGCGCTGTACCAGCCCGGCCTCGGCGACACGCTGGCCTGCGACGCGCTGCAGGCGCGGCTGGCCGGCGGCGGCACGCTGGAGTTCGAACGCGACCTGGCCACGCTGTGGACCCGGCCGAGCCTGCCCGACGCCTGTGACCCGGTGCTCGCCGCCGCGCACGACCAGGGCCTGCTGACCGACGCGCGGCTGTGGACGCGGATCGACCGCGCCGCCGACGCCGGTCAGGCCGGCACCATCGCCAACCTGGCCGGCTGGCTCGCCGAACCCGACCGCGCCAGCGCGCGGCAGCTGGCGCAGGCACTGCGCGACCCGGCCGCCGCGCTGAACGCCGCGCGCAGCTGGCCCGACCAGCCGCGGCAGCGCCAGGCGGCCACGCTGGCGCTGACCCGCCAGGCCCGGCACGATGCCGACGCCGCCGACGCCGCCTGGCAGCAGCTGCGCTCCCGCTTCCGCTTCAGCGAGGCGCAGCGTAACCAGATCCTGCAGACCCTGGCGCTGTACCACGCCACCGATTTCGACGGCGGCGCACTGGCCCGGCTGATCGCCCTGCCTGCCGCCGCACAGACCGACGGCACACGCGAGTGGCGGGTACGCGTGGCGCTGGCGCAGCAGGACTGGAACGCGGTGCTGGCCGGCCTCGACGCGATGCCGGCCAGCCAGCAGCAGGACGGTGAATGGCAGTATTTCCGCGGCCGCGCGCTGGCCGCACTGGGCCGTGACGACGAGGCGCGCCGGCTGTTCGACGCCCAGGCCGACAAGCCCACCTTCTTCGGCTTCCTGTCCGCCGACCGGCTCGACCAGCCGTACGCGATCTGCCCGCTGACCCTGGCCGACGACCCGCAACGCGAACAAGCCCTGCTGGCCAACCCCGGCCTGCTGCGTGCGTTCGAGCTCTACGCGGTGAACCTGCCGAAGCTGGCCCGGCGCGAATGGGCGCGCGCCTTGCAGGATGCCGACCCGGCAGCCCAGCGGGTCGCCGCCGACATGGCCAACCGCCGCGGCTGGTACGACCGCGCCGTGTTTACCATGAGCAGCGGCGATGCGCTGCGGCTGTACGACCTGCGCTTCCCGCTGGCCAGCCAGGACGGCCTGGTGCCGCAGGCCGAACAGGCCGGAATCGAGCCGGCCTGGGCCTACGGCCTGCTGCGCGCGGAAAGCGCCTGGATGAGCGACGCGCAATCCGGCGCCGACGCCCGCGGCCTGATGCAGCTGCTGCCGGCCACCGCCGCGCTGGTGGCGAAGCGCAACGGGCTCGACTGGGGCGGCGGCGACACGCTGTACGACCCGGTCACCAACATCGCGCTGGGCACGCGCTACCTGGCGCAGATGGCTGCGCGCTTCGGCGGCTCGCCGTGGCTGGCCAGCGCCGCCTACAACGCCGGGCCGAACAAGGTCGAGCAGTGGCTGGCCGCACGCGGCACGCTGGCGCCGGACCTGTTCATCGCCACCATTCCGTACAAGGAAACCCGCGAGTACGTGGCGCGGGTGATGGCGTTCAGCGTGATCTACGATTGGCGCCTGCGCGGCGACACGGTGATGCCGATGGCCAGCCGCCTGGGCGCGATCGGCCAGCCGTACGCGCTGCCCACCGCCGCCGCGGCGCACCGGACGGTGGCCTGCCCGGCCGAGGCGGCGGCGACCTCGGCCGGCGCCGGCAGCGTCTCGCCCTGA